In Mucilaginibacter celer, one DNA window encodes the following:
- a CDS encoding rhomboid family intramembrane serine protease — MNTFFTKLKLVFIPSVVIAVLAICIYTFFNWLIFVKLELFAIKDLYIQFVGPGILAFIVVWLWINPKFKLLNIQSTGRRDPASFTFAMAVLTLLAPCVIAQIYMEKATGKLTVLRHVSDLNKLPLTKFYEIKHFHADKRFVRFKTAFDVSGKYNDKFNMNIYAVSPVLDTVETAPGFDSSLSDYKIDGKKPLIILNGKWIAAEEVSRINPASIATVSVLKGDAAAALYGDGARNGVILINQKKQYTADSDSGSVAGPPPLASDAVMHPVAWIGTRYSETISNNLSPAEKEARYKAFASESQRDFDTEDLGAFVYLERLGASDLKSGYVAAVQTKDSLSKTEPVILSPVNEPFKTRTGHEFPWIFGSFGIGCCILLIIVAYWPLKETSGVKAKTKAKDNEGLKWLKQVLVPHKGFFATAIIIDLNLLVFIIMVFSGLGFISFGADDLLKWGGNLRPATLNGQYWRFLTNIFLHGGLMHILFNMYGLLFVGIFLEPLLGTRRYTIIYLLTGILASIASIAWHPATVSVGASGAIFGMYGVFLALLTTNLFPPDFKKPFLINTAIFVGYNLLMGLAGGIDNAAHIGGLVSGLLCGYALYPSLKKEVDKREAETETAEMLGNILGDDGKQD, encoded by the coding sequence ATGAATACATTTTTTACTAAGCTCAAATTAGTATTTATTCCCTCAGTAGTTATAGCCGTTCTGGCTATCTGTATATACACTTTTTTTAACTGGCTGATATTTGTAAAGCTGGAACTTTTCGCCATTAAAGATCTTTACATACAATTTGTTGGCCCGGGAATATTGGCATTCATAGTTGTTTGGCTTTGGATTAATCCGAAATTTAAATTGCTTAACATACAAAGCACCGGCCGTCGGGACCCGGCATCCTTTACTTTTGCTATGGCTGTTTTAACCCTGCTGGCCCCATGTGTAATAGCTCAGATTTATATGGAAAAGGCCACGGGCAAACTAACCGTGCTTAGGCATGTAAGCGATTTAAACAAGCTGCCCCTCACTAAGTTTTACGAAATAAAGCACTTTCATGCCGATAAGCGTTTTGTGCGTTTTAAAACTGCGTTTGATGTTAGCGGAAAATATAACGACAAATTTAATATGAACATTTACGCGGTGAGCCCGGTGCTCGATACCGTTGAGACCGCACCCGGGTTTGATTCGTCATTGTCGGATTATAAAATTGACGGCAAGAAACCGCTTATCATCTTAAACGGGAAGTGGATTGCGGCGGAAGAGGTGAGCCGGATCAATCCTGCCTCAATTGCAACTGTAAGCGTTTTGAAAGGCGACGCAGCCGCAGCACTTTATGGCGATGGCGCCAGGAACGGGGTGATACTGATTAATCAGAAAAAACAATATACTGCTGATAGTGACTCCGGATCCGTTGCCGGGCCGCCTCCTTTAGCCTCTGATGCTGTTATGCATCCGGTTGCCTGGATAGGTACAAGATATAGCGAAACCATCAGTAACAACTTATCGCCGGCCGAGAAGGAAGCACGCTACAAAGCTTTTGCAAGTGAAAGCCAGCGCGATTTTGATACTGAAGATTTGGGCGCATTTGTTTACCTGGAACGTTTAGGAGCAAGCGATTTAAAAAGCGGTTACGTAGCTGCCGTACAAACAAAAGACAGTTTAAGTAAAACCGAACCGGTAATTCTATCACCGGTAAACGAGCCTTTTAAAACCCGTACAGGTCATGAATTCCCCTGGATATTTGGTTCATTCGGGATAGGCTGCTGCATCCTTTTAATAATTGTTGCTTACTGGCCGTTAAAGGAAACATCGGGTGTAAAGGCTAAAACCAAAGCTAAGGATAATGAGGGCCTGAAATGGTTAAAACAGGTTTTAGTACCGCACAAAGGCTTTTTTGCTACAGCAATTATTATTGATCTGAACCTGCTGGTGTTTATTATTATGGTTTTTAGCGGATTGGGTTTTATAAGCTTCGGGGCCGACGATTTGCTAAAATGGGGAGGTAATTTAAGGCCCGCCACCTTAAACGGGCAATACTGGAGGTTTTTAACCAATATATTTTTGCATGGCGGCTTAATGCATATTTTGTTTAATATGTATGGATTGTTGTTTGTAGGCATTTTCCTGGAACCTTTGCTCGGCACCCGCCGGTACACTATAATTTATTTGCTAACAGGTATTTTAGCAAGCATAGCCAGTATTGCCTGGCACCCGGCAACAGTAAGTGTGGGTGCTTCGGGTGCTATATTTGGTATGTATGGTGTATTTTTAGCGTTGCTTACTACTAATTTATTCCCGCCAGATTTTAAGAAGCCTTTCCTGATCAATACAGCTATTTTTGTGGGATATAATCTTTTGATGGGCCTGGCCGGCGGGATTGATAATGCTGCCCATATTGGGGGCCTTGTTAGTGGCTTGTTGTGTGGATATGCTTTGTATCCTTCTTTAAAAAAGGAAGTTGATAAGCGCGAGGCCGAAACGGAGACGGCAGAAATGCTGGGAAATATATTAGGGGATGACGGGAAACAGGATTAG
- a CDS encoding C45 family autoproteolytic acyltransferase/hydolase, with amino-acid sequence MNVFTKTTLLLLITALIFGCKQADKPHNRLGNASRDDKNGWIYVHLAGSPADIGYQNGYLLSKEIDTLLKVMAYYLPYSSKKDWAFYRAAAGKFMWKKIDKEYQDEIRGIADGLHAQGLKYDTLDIVALNANIELAQYYVPQLMNKIKPGSGDNKAPGNCSAFIATGKYTKDGKIVIGHNNWTDYIIGERWNVIADIVPEKGNHILMDMAPGYIHSGDDFVVTGNGILITETTITGFKGFDTTRTPEFVRARRAAQYANSIDDVIKLMSNDNNGGYANDWLIGDTKTNEVAKLELGLKTVKVWRSKDTAMIGSNFPSDPELIKKETTFDVNDKTTSPNARKLRMEKLVCVNYQGKLDAETGKTIEGDTFDALNNKNALNRCVIDGHIDEDPKGCPEWSEGPYFPMGAVQGKVTTAALAGKMQLWAHMGHPGGTDFLAAPFFKKHPEYNYQAKYLRDMKAYPWTLFSAK; translated from the coding sequence ATGAACGTTTTTACCAAAACCACCTTATTGTTATTGATAACAGCCCTGATATTTGGCTGCAAACAGGCCGATAAACCGCACAACCGCCTGGGCAATGCCTCGCGCGATGATAAAAACGGATGGATCTATGTACACCTCGCGGGTTCGCCGGCCGATATCGGCTACCAGAACGGCTACCTGCTGAGCAAGGAGATTGATACCCTGCTAAAGGTAATGGCTTACTACCTGCCCTACAGCAGCAAAAAAGACTGGGCCTTTTACCGCGCCGCGGCAGGTAAATTTATGTGGAAGAAGATAGATAAGGAATACCAGGACGAGATTCGCGGCATTGCCGATGGGCTGCACGCGCAGGGCCTTAAATATGATACCCTTGATATCGTTGCCCTGAACGCCAACATCGAACTGGCCCAGTACTATGTACCCCAACTGATGAACAAAATTAAGCCCGGCAGCGGCGATAACAAAGCCCCGGGCAACTGCAGCGCCTTTATAGCCACCGGCAAATACACCAAAGACGGCAAAATAGTAATAGGCCACAACAACTGGACCGACTATATCATCGGCGAGCGCTGGAATGTGATAGCCGATATCGTACCCGAAAAAGGCAACCATATTTTAATGGACATGGCGCCCGGCTACATCCACAGCGGCGATGATTTTGTGGTTACCGGCAACGGCATCCTCATTACCGAAACCACCATTACCGGCTTTAAAGGTTTTGATACCACCCGCACGCCCGAGTTTGTACGCGCCCGCCGCGCCGCCCAGTATGCCAACAGTATTGACGACGTGATAAAACTGATGAGCAACGATAACAACGGCGGCTATGCCAACGACTGGCTGATAGGCGATACCAAAACCAACGAGGTGGCCAAACTTGAGCTTGGCCTTAAAACGGTTAAGGTATGGCGATCAAAAGATACAGCCATGATCGGCTCTAATTTCCCGAGCGATCCTGAACTGATTAAAAAGGAAACAACCTTTGATGTAAATGATAAAACCACATCGCCCAATGCCCGTAAGCTACGCATGGAAAAACTGGTTTGCGTAAACTACCAGGGCAAGCTTGATGCCGAAACCGGCAAAACCATCGAAGGCGATACCTTTGATGCGCTCAATAACAAAAACGCGCTTAACCGCTGCGTTATTGACGGCCATATTGACGAAGACCCAAAAGGCTGCCCCGAGTGGAGCGAAGGTCCTTACTTCCCGATGGGCGCGGTACAAGGCAAGGTAACAACAGCCGCCCTGGCCGGCAAAATGCAGCTATGGGCACACATGGGCCACCCCGGCGGCACCGACTTTTTAGCGGCACCATTCTTTAAAAAACATCCCGAATATAATTACCAGGCCAAATACCTGCGCGATATGAAAGCGTATCCCTGGACTTTGTTTAGTGCGAAGTAA